The region TCTCAGAATCCCCCTTTGGGGGGCGGGGGGGCTTACACAGTAGAAGGTGATTGGAGCGGTGGTGCATTCTTATTGGTTGCAGGTGCTATTGCAGGTCCGATAACGGTAAGAGGTTTGGATATGATGAGTACACAGGCAGATAAAGTAATTGTAGATGCTTTGATAAAAGCAAATGCAGGAATTGCAATAGAAGCAAAAGGGATCAAATTGCATCCGGCTCCTATGACTGCATTTGATTTTGATGCAACGGATTGTCCTGATCTTTTTCCGCCATTAGTTGCATTAGCGGCTTATTGTAAAGGAAAGACAACTATCAAAGGTGTTTCAAGATTGGTGCATAAAGAAAGTAACCGTGCTGTTACATTGCAGGATGAGTTTGATATAATGGGAGTGCAGATAGATATAGAAGATGATATAATGATCGTTCATGGCGGTGATGTTGTAAAAGGCGCCGATGTACATTCGCATCATGACCATCGCATAGCTATGGCTTGTGCCGTCGCTGCATTAAAAGCAAACGATATGACGGTGATTGATGAAGCACAAGCGGTGAATAAATCCTATCCTGATTTTTATGAACACTTGAAAATGCTGGGTGCTGATGTATCTTTAGATAATAAGTTCAAAATATCATGAATAGTTTCGGCAGAATATTCCGAGTTTCCATTTTTGGAGAATCACATGGTGAATGCGTAGGCATAACTATTGATGGTTGTCCCGCAGGTTTATCATTATCGCCGGAAGATTTAGCAGCTGACCTCGAAAGAAGAAAAGGTGGCAAGCATAAAGGAACTACACCAAGACAAGAAGAAGATTATCCCATTTTTAAAAGCGGCATCTTTAATGGAAAGACAACAGGTTTCCCGATCACAATTCTTTTTGAAAATAAAAATACCCGCAGCGAAGATTATAATAAACAAAGAAGCATACCAAGACCGGGTCACGCTGATTGGGTTGCTCATCAGAAATTTGGCGGCAATGAGGATTATCGCGGAGGTGGACATTTCAGTGCAAGATTAACAGCAGGAATCGTTGCAGCAGGCGCCATTGCAAAAATGCTGATGACTGGCCTCCGCATTCATGCGGAGGTTGTAGAGATCGGTGGTGAAAAAGATCTTGAAAAAGGATTGCAGAATGCAATTGATGCAAAAGATTCTGTTGGCGGTGTTATTGAATGTCGTGTTAATGGTTTGCCGCTTGGTTTGGGTGAACCTTATTTTGATTCTGTTGAATCAGCTTTAGCCCATATTGTTTTTGCTATACCTGCTGTAAGAGGCATTGAATTCGGAACTGGGTTCGCTGCCGCAAAAATGTTCGGCAGCCAACATAATGATGCTATTGAAAATATGGAAGGCAAAACAAAAACTAATCATGCAGGTGGAGTTGTCGGCGGAATCACAAATGGAAATGAATTAGTATTTCGTTTGGCAATTAAACCAACTTCATCAACTCCTAAAGAACAGGAAAGTTTGAACTGGGACACAGAAAAGCTTGAAAAATTTTCTATTAAAGGACGACATGATCTATGTGTTGCATTAAGAGCTCCGGTGATCGTAGAAGCGGTTACAGCTTTAGTGCTTGCAGATTTTATGATGCTTGAAAATAAAATACAACGAATACTCTAATGCCAATTATTTACCACGTTACTACAAAACAGGAATGGACGAATGCTGCAAAACAAGGGTTTTATGAATCAACTTCTTTAGCTGAAGAAGGTTTTATTCATTGCTCACAAGAAAACCAGGTGGCTGGTGTGCTTGAAAGATATTTTTGCGGTAAAAAGGATCTGGTCAAACTGGTTATTGACACAGATAAACTCAGCAGCAGATTTGTTTTTGAATGGTCATCTTCTGTTGAAGATACATTTCCCCATATTTACGGCCCTATTAATACAGATGCAGTTGTTGAAGTGGTGAACATTTAGTTTTATTCTTCACTTATCAGTTCAGTATAAACTCTTTCTCCAAAATAGGTAAAGTATTTTCTTTTATCAAACTTCGTTGCAGAAAGCAATGAAAGTATAAAACCGTTTTTTTCTACCTGTACAGTATGATATATAAGGCCGCGGGGATTTTCTTTCAGTATAATTTTTATTCTTTCTTTAAATGCTTCATGTGTTATCATTGAAGTATCAGATCCTGTTTTGAACTGAAATGTTTCAGCCAGTTTTCGTTGCATCAACCGGCTGCGGTACCATGTACCACCTGTAGGGCTTACTAAAGGTTTGCCATTAAAAATTACCAGGCTATCATTATAAGCAAGCACAATTAATTTGCTATTCTTCTTTTGCTGTAGCCAGTCTGTAAATTTCTTTGTATGCAAGCTGTCTTCATAACCATAATCACTGTCGAGAAAGGCTATTCGTTCAACATTTGCAGGAATTTTCTCAACAATATCAAGGTACCCAAAGATAAAGCTGCCACCACCGCTATGTCCATTTAATATAATTTGAGGATCATATGCATAAAACATTCCGGTAAGGCTGTCAACAATATTTTTAATAATTCTTTTTGAATCGGGGGTCGTTCTTTTCCACATCGGCCAGCTTTTTTGTGCAGCCATCAGGTAAACTACGATGTAATTATTTTTTTTATCAAGATTGCGGACAAACCGTGTTTGTGCAGCGATATGCTGAATATCAAAATGCCAGTCATCACCCGGCTTCATCTTTTTCCCTTTTGTCCATTCAATGCTGTTTCCATTTGGCAAAGCAAACAATACGACGTAGGTTTTTCCTTTTTTGTTAAACTTTTCCGGTGCATTGATACTTAGTATAACATCTTTTGCAAAACTTTCAGAATAAAATTCCTGCTCTGCAAAGCTGCCCGTCGTCTTAAAACCGGGCAACGGTTGTGAAAAACCTACAATAGTGAAAGATGTGAATAAAATAAGCAACCCTGCAAACCGATAATGAAATCCTTTAGTTATTTTGTTGAGCAGATATATCATAGCTGTAAAATGAATGTACGGCAAAAGCTGAATATGCAACCACACACTCCCTTCAACATTTTCCGATTTTTTGTTTTTTGCCTGTTTATTGCTTCCTGTGGAAGCAAGGGCCCTGCAAAACCAGTAATAGTAGACAATCCTGAAAAGATGGATGAAAAAGTAACTGAGCTGATGAGTGACTTTATTCAATCTGCCATTCACGATAAAAACTTGCTGAATGATTCAATACAACTCAACCAGGAAAAAACGGTTGAGTTTATATACGAACAAAGAAAGAATGAACCCCTTTGGAGCAGTAAAGAAAACTGGTTGCCAATTGGTGATTCATTGTTTGATTTTATACGTGATGCAAAACAATGGGGTTTGTTTCCTCAAAATTATCATTTCAAAGATCTCGATTCTATACGCCAATTATTTATTGCTGATACCTCAGGTAAAGGTTCAAAAAGTGATGCTAACCTCTGGGCTGTGTCGGACATTCTATTGACCGATGCATTAGCACAAGTTTTTTCAGATGTAAAATTGGGCCGTTTGCAGAATGATAGCGTTATGAAAAGAACGGATTCGGTTTTGACCAATGAATTTATCAATGAAAAACTGAATGAGGTATTACAAACAAAATCACTTTCTGAGGTGCTGCAGTCATTAGAGCCTCAGCACAAAGGGTACTATGAATTAAAAGCAGGGTTAAAAAATTTTTTAGACAGCGCAGATTTTCGCTCATTCACTCAATTGCCTTTTCCTTACTACGATACCGTTAAGTTCAGGCAGTTATTAAAGAAGCGGTTGATCGAAGGCGGATATTTCGCCACCGACTCTATTGGTTCTGATACTTCAAAGATCCGTGCTGGAGTAAAAAGGTTTCAGTTAAATAAAAAAATTACGGCAGATGGAAAAGCCGGTGGTGAAACGATACGGCTACTGAACAATAATGATGACGTAAAATTTCATCGTATTGCGATCACACTCGATCGGTTTAAAATGTTGCCGGAGAAAATGCCGGAAAAATATATCTGGGTCAATCTTCCATCGTATCAATTGCGGATCATTGAAAATGACACAGTAAAACTCAGCTCGAAAGTAGTAGTGGGAAAACCATTGACAAGAACCCCGGTACTTACCAGCTCAGTGTATGAAATGATCACTTATCCAAAATGGACGATACCAAACAGCATTGTTATAAAAGATATTATACCCGGTATGAGGCGTGACAGCAGCTATCTTGCTAAAAAAGGATACTCATTGTTCGATAAAGAGGGAGAGGAGATAAGTCCTGATTCTGTTGACTGGTATAAATACACGAAAGGTCTTCCTTACAACGTAGTACAGGGTAGCGGTGATGCAAATGCATTGGGCATAATGAAATTTAATTTTTATAACAAATACCAGGTGTATATGCATGACACAAACGAAAGGTATTTATTCAGTCGTGATGCAAGGTCGTTGAGTCATGGATGTGTTCGTGTACAGGAATGGAGTAAAATGTCAAATTATTTTCTTTCCAATGATAGTACCCGCTATAAAAACCCTGATAGCCTGCAGGCCGTAAGGGATTCTATTGTAGTCTGGCTTCAGAAAAAAGAGAAACATACGGTTTCGTTTAAAAATAAAGTACCTGTTTTTTTCAGGTATTTTTCCTGCGAAGGAAAAAACGGAACTATAATTTTTTATGATGATATTTATGGCGAAGATGCATTGCTGCGACAGAAGTATTATTCACATAAATGATTGCTATGCTTCAAAAACAGGGGGCTCAATTAATGCTGAACAGAACCCGGAACGATGAAAGGACTGCGATGCAACCTGTGCTTAAAAAAGGTTATGTTGCCGGTATCGTGAAAAAAACACTTCAATTCAGTATACTGTTCCTTCTTGCAGGGCTATTCACCATCAATTCTGCGTATTCACAAGAAAAGGAAAAGGAGAAACAAGAAAAGGAAAGGAAGAAACAAGAAAAAGAAAAGAAGAAACAAGAAAAGGACGAGGACAAAAAGAAAACCTCCAACCGGATTTTGTACGGCACTGCCAGTTTTTATGCCAATAGTTTCCATGGAAAAAAGACCGCTAATGGTGAAATTTTCGATCAGAAAAAAATGACTGCTGCCTGTAATGTACTGCCACTGGGTACATGGATTCGGGTAACTAATCTTCGAAATAAGAAATCGGTACTAGTGAAGACAAATGACCGGCTTCATACCAAAATGAAGCGTGTCGTAGACCTGTCAAGGGCTGCAGCCTCAAAGTTGGGTTATATCAATGCTGGGTTGACCCGTGTCAAAGTGGAGGTTTTGGGCAAAAAGAAACCTGCCCAATGACGTGAATATGAAAGGAATAATTTATTTTCGGAAATAGAAGCAACCCGTTATTTTTGTTACTGACTAAACCAAACTACGCTTTATGAAGAAAATCTTAGCAGTTGCCCTGGCACTCTGTACTTTTTCATCTGCCCTTTTTGCACAGGACGACGAAATCAGGAGGCCTGCAATAGGAATCAGCTTTTTCTTTAATGACTTCGTTACCCCTGAGAGAATAAAAGCATCGAATGTCGCCGGCATTTTACGTGATGGCAAATGGGCCAACGTTAGTGAAATGAAAGGCGGTCTTGCTGTGCATTATTTCAAAGGATTGAGAAAGCATGTTGATTTTGCCGGTACACTTGCAGGATCATTTCTTCGTTATCCCATGCCCGGAAAAAATTTCACAAATGATAACTTATTACTGGAAGCAGATGCATCACTGAACCTGAAAATGCTTTCTGAAAAACATACTGTACAACCTTATATCACTGCAGGTGTTGGTGCAAGCTGGTACGGTAAATATTGGGGTGCTGTAATGCCACTTGGTGTGGGATTAAAAATAAGCATATTTGATGAAGCACATTTATTCTCAACCTTCCAGTATCGTGTGCCGGTAACAAATGAAACAACGGCGCATCACTTCTTTTATAGTTTTGGCGTAGCAGGTGCATTGACTAAAAAGAAAGAGCCTGTAGTAATACCGCCACCTCCACCACCAAGACCAGCAGATACTGATGGCGATGGAATTAATGATGCAGATGATAAATGCCCTACAGAAAGAGGTACTGTAAAATATCAGGGTTGTCCTGTTCCTGATACAGATAAAGATGGCGTCAATGATGATAATGATAAATGTCCTAACGTTTCAGGTGTGGCCCGCTACCAGGGTTGCCCGATTCCGGATACTGATAATGATGGGTTGAATGATGAAGATGATAAATGTCCTAACGCTGCGGGTGTGGCCCGTTACCAGGGTTGCCCTGTTCCTGATGGCGATGGTGATGGTGTAAATGATGAAGAAGACAAATGCCCGAAAACAGCCGGTCCTGCAGATAATTTTGGTTGCCCGGTAATTGGAATTAAGTTTCATGAAGTTGTATTTAAGTCAGGCAGTGCTGTATTGTTACAGCAAGGAAAAGATGTTTTGGATACAGTAGTAACTTATATGAAGAAAAATGAAGGTGTTATAGTTACTATTGATGGCCATACTGATAATACAGGTTCAGATAAGATAAATAATCCGCTCTCGTTGAAAAGAGCAGAAGCCGTTAAAGCATACATTGTAAGTAAAGGAGTTGATGCCAACCGTATGATCACATCAGGCTTTGGATCAAAACAACCTATAGCAGATAATAAAACAGCTGCAGGTCGTAAAAAGAACCGCCGAATAGAAATTAAGATCAAAGATTAGAGAATTGATACTTAATAATGAATAATCTTATAAAAAAAGTCCCGCTGCTGAGGCGGGATTTTTTTATGGAGGCCACTGTAATCCCGATAGCTATCGGGATTAAATCCTTATTGAGCCACGAAATCCCCTGGCAGCAAAATAAGATTCTGCACCGTTGGCATATATGAAGACTCTGCCAAAGCGGAATTCACCAGAAATGGATCCACCGAGTTTTCGGACATCTGGAGGTGTTTTCAACCAGCTCGAGGTTTTGGTATCGAACTTTCCAAGTTTCTGCAAGTCCTGGTATTGTTCTTCTGTTAAAAGTTCAATGCCCATGTCAGTTGCCATATTAATAGCGCTATCTGCTGGTTTATGTTCTTTTCTTTTCTCCAAAGCTTCATGATCGTAACAAAGACTTCTTCTTTCTTTCGGACTTTCAGCTGAACAATCATAAAAAATATATTCACCGGTCTTTTTATCATGACCAACAATATCTGGCTCACCGCCGGTTATTTCCATTTCGTTAAGTGAATACAGTTTTTCAGGATTCGCTTCCAGCTTTGCTTGTACTTTAGCCCAATCAAGACCTTTATGACGATTCATGTTTTTCTCAAAACGGGTTTTCAATGTTTTGAGTAATGTTGAATGTTGGTCTGGAGATAATTTCTTTTTCATGCTATTAATTTATTGATTAACAGAAAAGATTAATCATCTAATCCCTTTCCACTGAGAATTTGTTTGATGTATTTTTCAACTCTTGCTTCACGGGTTTTGGGTTGTTTGGCTTGAGAAAAATAAAAAATGTATGCTCTTTGCCGTCCCGGTGTCAATGCACCAAAAGCTTTTTTCAAAACTTTGTTCTTATCTAATCTTTTTTGAAAGTCTTCCGGGACTTTGAATTCTGAGGTCTTTTTTAATTTGACTTTTAATCCAGCTCTTTCAACTTCAAGGGCTTCATAAACATAAGCTTTCACAACTTTTTCCAGTTTAACTATTTCCTTAACATTAGTGAACCTGATCTGTCGGGCAGATTGTACATTCTTTGTTTGCTGGATCAAAATATCATTGGCGTCATTAAGCAAGGCACCTTTGAAAAACAAAAGAGCACAGTATTCTTTAAATCCATGTATCAATACAATGTTTGTGTTCTCAAAAGTGTAACAAGGACAACCCCATTTCAATTCTTCCATCAGGCCACAGTCAAGAATGATCGTTCTCAACTTCTCATATTCCTTCTGCCATTTTGTGTCTTTGGCAAAAAACCAATCAACCTTTGGGTTCATGTTATTCTTTTATTGATATGCTGAAATGTTAAGTTAAGACTTACTCAATAGCTTGTCCAGCTTGTTAAAAATTTCTACTAAACCTTTTTCCATTCCACTGTTAATCATTGCATCTCTTATAGCCACCGAAGGACAAATATCATGAATAGTTATCTTAGTTCTATTGTCAGGAAGTTCTTCAAATTTAATGATCTCTAAAATAGCATTTCCCCTTTGCGGGAGTTCCATAAACTCAGAGGTTTGTATTATTCTTTCGGGGGAGGAGAGTTCATGAATTACACCGTTAAAGGTACAAAGAGTCTTTCCCTCTTTGTTTTTGTTGCACCAACTGTAACTACCGCCGCTTCTGTAGTCATGATAATTGAAATGCATAGTATGATCGAAAGGAGCAAAAAACTGAACCAGTATATCCGGATCGGAAAATGCCCGGAAAACATCTTCTCTTGGAATATCAAATTCCCGGATAATGAATAATTCCTGTTTGTTATTTTCAGTAATAACCCGAGTCTTTTCTTTCATGATTATTAAGTTTTTGATTTATTAAATTTTAATATACCTAATGCAATTATGATTAACCAGATATGATAAACGAGAAACATTATTCTTGGTGGATAGCCTATAGGTACGTTTTCACCAACCGCATTTTCTCCCAATGGAGCAACGAAAAGATTGAAGTGGGCAATAAAACCAATGAATGCGAGCAACGGTAGGAAAGCTGTCCATTTTAAAATATTTTTTGCAGCTTTCCAGTGCTCATTTCTCATCAGACTACGATTGATAAATAGTGCTGCAAACGGAAGTAATACCATTGCCAACGCTCCTGAGATTGTATGTATAAAAGTTGTGGCGATGGTAAAGTCTGGCGGATAAGGATCGGTTACAAACGCTCCAACTCCAATAGTTCCAATAAAGCAAATGAAGAGTAAAATCAAACCAATTTTCCCCCAGGTGCCATCAATATCTCTTTTTAAGGAAAGAAATAAAAACAGGTAACTTAATGCCGAGCAGAAAAAAGCAACTTGCATTAGCCATCCAAATTTTCCTATTGCCCACTCACTGATGGTGTTCGAATAGGGGTGAATGTCGGGTCGCAGGAAAATTAAAATAAGCAACAATACCTGGTATGTCACGGCCATTAATATGGATAATTTGGTAGAAAATATTTTCATTACTTCCTGGCTTTACTTAAATATTAACCTTAGGCTCATTCTATTCTTTTATTGATTAGCTAAAATCCTGCCTGCCGGTAGGCAAGTAATTTTCTATCAACTGGTCTGAAGTACCATGATATCACGGTCAGGATCAAAAGCAATAACGAAGGAAATATTTCACTCGGGGAATTACCTGCAGCGATATGTGTAAATATTGCTCCTGACATCATAAAGAAAAAGCCGGCATACGCCCATTCTTTTAGTAAAGGGAATTTAGGTAGAAGCAATACTATAACTCCCAATATTTTGCAAATACCTAAAAGTGTTACAAAATAAACAGGATAACCTAAATGTACCATACTATCTAAGCCTCCTGGGCTTTCACCTTTTAGTTTGAGTATCTGTACTGTGCCGGTAGATACCATTCCTAGCGAAAGCCAAATAGTGGCGATCCAATAGATGATCTTATTTCTCTTTGACATAACGTGTTATTTTAATTTGTTTAAAATTTCTTGTATTCTGTTATGTGCCATATTTATGCCCTGGGCAAAAGGTAACTTCAGTATTTGATCCCGGAGAGCAACTGATTTGTACACTACATGCATATTGAGTCTGCTGGTATCATCAGAGAGTTTTTCAAATTCAAGGAACTCAAGCTGAACACCAAAAGGTGTATTCTCCATTTCAAATGTCCGTGTGATCTTCTGGTTCGGAACAAACTCATGAATTGTTCCATTGAACCCGTGTTTGTTTCCTTTAGGATCGGTTGTTTCAAATTGATAACTGCCATGCTTTCTATTGGCCAGTTTCAGCACTTTCGTTCCCATCCATTGCTCAACAATTTCGGGTTCTTCATATGCTTTAAATAATAATTCTAACGGCAAATCAAATTCCCTGGTGATCGTTAATTCCTGTTTGCCATCTTCGGCATGGATCTTTGTTTTTCGTTCCATGATATTTATTTTTTTGATTTGTATTTTTTCATGACGGATTCTAATTTATTAAATCGATCATCCCACAGTTTGCTGAATGCTTCAATAAAGTCGGATAGTTCTTTCATTTTTTTTGGATTGATGTGATAGTAAACTTCTCTACCGTTATATTCTTGTTCAAGCAATTCACACTCGGTAAGTATTTGCAGATGTTTTGAAACAGTCGGTCTTGCTGTGTCAAAGTTTGCAGCTATGGCTCCTGCTGTGAGGGATTGTGAAGCAACCAATAGTAATATGGCTCTTCTTGTAGGGTCTGCAATCGCCTGGAATACGTCTCGTCTTAAATTCATTGTGTAGCTATTTGACTACAAATATACATGAAGTCATTTAACTACACAAATTTTTTCTAATCTAAAAGAAAAGGTATTATAAACCCGTATCATTCAGGAAGATTTATCTTTAGCATCTACATGAATTTATTTAAAGACAAAGCGGTTATTATTATTACTTGTCCCAAACGACTGGCACCTTTCCTGGAGCAGGAAGTAAAGGAGCTTGGATTTATAACCGAAGAAACATTTGTAACAGGTGTACGCATCTATGGCACTATTAACGATTGTATAAAACTAAACCTGAATCTTCGTTGTGCCAGCCAGGTACTTTATAGCCTGAAAAAATTTGAAGCAGAAAATGCGGATGCTATTTATGATAATCTTGTTAGTTATCCATGGGAAAATATTTTACCCAATCCGGGTTATTTTTCCATTACGAGCAATGTAAATAATCCCACTATTAATAATAGCATGTTTGCAAACCTGCGTGTTAAAGATGCAATAGTGGACAGGTTGCGGGAAAAAAGAGGCACACGTCCATCAACGGGTTCAGCGCTTATCGGTGCTGTTATCAACCTGTTTTGGAAGAATGAAAATGCTGAAATATTTATTGATACATCCGGTGATTCTTTAGGCAGGCATGGTTACAGGAAAATACCGGGCCAGGCTCCTATGTTGGAAGCGTTGGCTGCAGCCACTATCTATGCTACGCAATGGGATAAAAGATCACCCTTTATAAATCCCATGTGCGGTTCGGGTACTGTTGCCATTGAAGCAGCTATGATCGCCACTAACAGGCGACCGGGGTTATTCAGAACCAATTATGCTTTTATGCACCTCCAGGGTTATGATGAATCGGTTTATTTGCAGGAGGATGCTTTATTGGAAAAACAAATTATTGATGTACCCGGTTTCCGTATCATTGCTACAGATTACAGCGCAAAGGCAATTGAAAATGCAAGGAAGAATGCAATTGCGGCAGGTGTTGCCGGTCTGATCGATTTTGCTGTTTGTGATTTTGCCGATACCGAAATACCACAAAATGTTCCTGGTGTTTTTTATGTAAACCCAGAATATGGTGAACGATTGGGCGAAGTTGATAAGTTGGAAGGAACCTATAGCCGTATTGGTGATTTTATGAAACAGAAATGCGGTGGATATTTCGGTTATGTTTTTACCGGTAACCTTGACCTCGCTAAAAAAATAGGATTGAAAGCCAAACGCCGGATAGAATTTTATACCAGTACAATTGACTGCCGCTTGCTGGAATATGAATTATATAGCGGAAGCCGGGCAGCGCCAAAAGAAATAAAAGAAGAACAGTAATTATAAATTGAAATAACATATCAACATGGA is a window of Bacteroidota bacterium DNA encoding:
- a CDS encoding chorismate synthase; the protein is MNSFGRIFRVSIFGESHGECVGITIDGCPAGLSLSPEDLAADLERRKGGKHKGTTPRQEEDYPIFKSGIFNGKTTGFPITILFENKNTRSEDYNKQRSIPRPGHADWVAHQKFGGNEDYRGGGHFSARLTAGIVAAGAIAKMLMTGLRIHAEVVEIGGEKDLEKGLQNAIDAKDSVGGVIECRVNGLPLGLGEPYFDSVESALAHIVFAIPAVRGIEFGTGFAAAKMFGSQHNDAIENMEGKTKTNHAGGVVGGITNGNELVFRLAIKPTSSTPKEQESLNWDTEKLEKFSIKGRHDLCVALRAPVIVEAVTALVLADFMMLENKIQRIL
- a CDS encoding DUF952 domain-containing protein; its protein translation is MPIIYHVTTKQEWTNAAKQGFYESTSLAEEGFIHCSQENQVAGVLERYFCGKKDLVKLVIDTDKLSSRFVFEWSSSVEDTFPHIYGPINTDAVVEVVNI
- a CDS encoding septal ring lytic transglycosylase RlpA family protein: MIAMLQKQGAQLMLNRTRNDERTAMQPVLKKGYVAGIVKKTLQFSILFLLAGLFTINSAYSQEKEKEKQEKERKKQEKEKKKQEKDEDKKKTSNRILYGTASFYANSFHGKKTANGEIFDQKKMTAACNVLPLGTWIRVTNLRNKKSVLVKTNDRLHTKMKRVVDLSRAAASKLGYINAGLTRVKVEVLGKKKPAQ
- a CDS encoding OmpA family protein, translating into MKKILAVALALCTFSSALFAQDDEIRRPAIGISFFFNDFVTPERIKASNVAGILRDGKWANVSEMKGGLAVHYFKGLRKHVDFAGTLAGSFLRYPMPGKNFTNDNLLLEADASLNLKMLSEKHTVQPYITAGVGASWYGKYWGAVMPLGVGLKISIFDEAHLFSTFQYRVPVTNETTAHHFFYSFGVAGALTKKKEPVVIPPPPPPRPADTDGDGINDADDKCPTERGTVKYQGCPVPDTDKDGVNDDNDKCPNVSGVARYQGCPIPDTDNDGLNDEDDKCPNAAGVARYQGCPVPDGDGDGVNDEEDKCPKTAGPADNFGCPVIGIKFHEVVFKSGSAVLLQQGKDVLDTVVTYMKKNEGVIVTIDGHTDNTGSDKINNPLSLKRAEAVKAYIVSKGVDANRMITSGFGSKQPIADNKTAAGRKKNRRIEIKIKD
- a CDS encoding DUF4256 domain-containing protein, whose protein sequence is MNSMKKKLSPDQHSTLLKTLKTRFEKNMNRHKGLDWAKVQAKLEANPEKLYSLNEMEITGGEPDIVGHDKKTGEYIFYDCSAESPKERRSLCYDHEALEKRKEHKPADSAINMATDMGIELLTEEQYQDLQKLGKFDTKTSSWLKTPPDVRKLGGSISGEFRFGRVFIYANGAESYFAARGFRGSIRI
- a CDS encoding ATPase is translated as MKEKTRVITENNKQELFIIREFDIPREDVFRAFSDPDILVQFFAPFDHTMHFNYHDYRSGGSYSWCNKNKEGKTLCTFNGVIHELSSPERIIQTSEFMELPQRGNAILEIIKFEELPDNRTKITIHDICPSVAIRDAMINSGMEKGLVEIFNKLDKLLSKS
- a CDS encoding DUF998 domain-containing protein, translating into MKIFSTKLSILMAVTYQVLLLILIFLRPDIHPYSNTISEWAIGKFGWLMQVAFFCSALSYLFLFLSLKRDIDGTWGKIGLILLFICFIGTIGVGAFVTDPYPPDFTIATTFIHTISGALAMVLLPFAALFINRSLMRNEHWKAAKNILKWTAFLPLLAFIGFIAHFNLFVAPLGENAVGENVPIGYPPRIMFLVYHIWLIIIALGILKFNKSKT
- a CDS encoding DoxX family protein, with the protein product MSKRNKIIYWIATIWLSLGMVSTGTVQILKLKGESPGGLDSMVHLGYPVYFVTLLGICKILGVIVLLLPKFPLLKEWAYAGFFFMMSGAIFTHIAAGNSPSEIFPSLLLLILTVISWYFRPVDRKLLAYRQAGF
- a CDS encoding ATPase, with product MERKTKIHAEDGKQELTITREFDLPLELLFKAYEEPEIVEQWMGTKVLKLANRKHGSYQFETTDPKGNKHGFNGTIHEFVPNQKITRTFEMENTPFGVQLEFLEFEKLSDDTSRLNMHVVYKSVALRDQILKLPFAQGINMAHNRIQEILNKLK
- a CDS encoding winged helix-turn-helix transcriptional regulator — protein: MNLRRDVFQAIADPTRRAILLLVASQSLTAGAIAANFDTARPTVSKHLQILTECELLEQEYNGREVYYHINPKKMKELSDFIEAFSKLWDDRFNKLESVMKKYKSKK
- a CDS encoding class I SAM-dependent RNA methyltransferase, translated to MNLFKDKAVIIITCPKRLAPFLEQEVKELGFITEETFVTGVRIYGTINDCIKLNLNLRCASQVLYSLKKFEAENADAIYDNLVSYPWENILPNPGYFSITSNVNNPTINNSMFANLRVKDAIVDRLREKRGTRPSTGSALIGAVINLFWKNENAEIFIDTSGDSLGRHGYRKIPGQAPMLEALAAATIYATQWDKRSPFINPMCGSGTVAIEAAMIATNRRPGLFRTNYAFMHLQGYDESVYLQEDALLEKQIIDVPGFRIIATDYSAKAIENARKNAIAAGVAGLIDFAVCDFADTEIPQNVPGVFYVNPEYGERLGEVDKLEGTYSRIGDFMKQKCGGYFGYVFTGNLDLAKKIGLKAKRRIEFYTSTIDCRLLEYELYSGSRAAPKEIKEEQ